The DNA segment GACGCAAGGTTGAGGACTACAGGATTACAGTTGACCACCCGACTAATGACGTCTGGTGGGTGCGCTTTGATCTTGATGTGCGCTATCCTCCACCTGGAGCGAGTCACTACGTTCGGGTCGAAAAGCAGACTGGGCGAGTAGTGTTTATGCCCGGCGAATAGAGCCTGGCAATACCTGCCTGCTCGATTCGAATAGCCCAGCCGGCGTACCGCACAATTTGAACTGGACACGCCAACCATAGGTAGAGCTTGTCCGCAAAACGCGCATTTTTGAAAAGGGTCGGAAAACGTCGGAGGAAGTTCCGGGCGCGGGCGGCGGCAGGGGTGGTCTTTATGGTGATCCTGGCTTTTGCAATCGCTTTTGGCCCGGCGGCGGACACACCGCTTCCCTCGTGTTTGGCCGTGGGTTGCGCGCCGTCCTTTTAGGCGGCTTGCGCCAGCACTTGTTTTTGTTCCAGTCGCGCCAGCACCCACAGGTTGTGGGTCAAGACCTGCCAGACGACCGCCAGCTCCCGATGCGCAAATCCTTTGGCCCGCAGCGGGCGCCCCAAAAATCCGTTCTTGAATATCCCGATGCGGCCTTCGGTCTGGCTGCGCCGCCGTTGCAGTTGCCCAAAGCGTTCTTCTTCCATTCTCTCTTTGAGCCGTGCCGGGTGCTTCGGACAAATCCCGTCGTAAATTTCCTGGGCGGCCAGCAACGCCTGGTTGGCCGCGCTGCAAAAGCCCCGATCCGTGCCCAGCGCCCGGATCACTCCGACGCCGTAAGCCGCCTCCATCCGTGCCAAACTCTGCGGCAGTTGCCGCCGGTCCGCCGGCGCGCTCTCGCGATGCAACTGCCAGTCCACGATCACTCCGTCTTTTTGTTCGGCCAGCAACAGGGTGTTGCCAAATTCCACTTCCGCCCCGGCTTTGCCCCGCACGATCACGCGCGTGTCGGTTTCATACAGGCTCAGCACCTTGTCGGCGTTGTTCACTTGGCGCTCGCCAATGATGCGTTCGTGCGCCTGCTTTTGCGCGGCCGGCAAGAGCGCCAGCACGCCGTCGATCCGCCGCAACACCACCTCGGCTTGCGGGCGCGTCCAGTCGGTTTGGCCCCAGGCTTGATCCAGTAACTCCCGGTGTCGTCGCGCGTGTCCGGCCACGACTTTGACCTGCTGCTTCATCAGGCGCAGGGTTCGCTTGCGTTGTTTTTTGGAATCTTTGGCCCGGCGCGCATGGGTCATTTGCAGGCTCAAGCGGTTCATCGCTTTGAGAAAATTCTCGGGCGGCTCCATGCGCTGCTTGAGACCGTGGGCACGAATCAAGCGCGTGGCTTTCATCAAGGTTCGCACCGCATCGCACAACAGCACCCAGTCCACCGGAAAATGAATGTTGGCTTTCAGACACGTCGTATCCACCCACACCGTTTCCAATTCGAGGGCGTGGGCCAGTTCCAAAGCCGACGCGCCCGACGGCTGCTGGGCCGCTAGGATCATTTGCTCAATCAGCGGGCGCATCGTTTCGGCCGGCAACCAGTGGGCGTAATCCTGCAAAGTGCTTTTGCCGGGCACACGCACGGCGGCCAGTTCTTCCATCCCGCAAAACCAGCGGAAGAGCGGGCACTCGGCCAGCCGCCGGCTCAGCCCGCGATAATCTTCCCCCAACCATCCTCGGAGCACCGTGCAACGCAGGGCGCGGTAACTGTGCTGTTGATGGCCTTGCCGGGCCTTGGTTTTGGCGGCGGGAAATTGCTGGTCGTAACGCCGGAGGCTTTGTTCGACGAAACTTTTTTCCACGCCGCTCCAGAGCAGGAGCTGGTCGATGCGGCGCAGTTGCTGCTCGAAATCCTGGTAATCGACATTGCCCAGAACCACAGGCAAAGCTGGACGCAGGGTCGGTTGGAAGGGTAGGATTGGGGCGGCGGGTGAATGGTTTTTCATTAGCGTGAAAATCATAACCCGCTGCTTTCGGGCAAAACCATTTTAATCGGTGGTTTTGCCTGATTGTTTTTGTTCCCTCAACCCGCGCCCTGATTGCCCAGGCGATTTCTCGGACAGGCTCTAACTTATCCCCGAACAGCTCTCAGTTGCCAGTTGGTTCAAGCAGCCGCCAAAATTTAACGCAACAGCACGCGACGCATACCGCTTGACCAAGTCAGAAATAATAGCGAAGGATATCCGCCATGTTCAAATTTCCGCTCGCCTTTACCGTGTTCGTTTTGGGCGCGACCACCATTTGTGCCAAAGATTACGCTGTTCAAACGTTCAAGAAGATACGTCTCTCCGATCAGTTCTGGGGCGAAGGCGCAAACTTTGGCGATTTCAACCACGACAACTATAAGGACATCGTCTCCGGCCCGTATTGGTATGAAGGCCCTGACTTCAAGAAGCGCCATGAATATTATCCCGCGAACAAAACATTTAAGCGCAAGAAGAATGATGGCACTGAAGAAGCCATCCAAGGTTTTGAAGGCGCTCTCGGCACAAATAACGCCTACTCTGACAATTTTTTCGCATTTGCCTACGACTTCAACAACGACGGTTGGGACGATATTCTGATCTTGGGATTCCCAGGCCAGGACGCGTCATGGTACGAAAATCCGAAAGGTCGCGAAGGCCTCTGGCAACGACATAAGGTGTTTGATGTCGTTGACAATGAATCGCCAACTTGGGGCGATTTGACTGGCGATGGTAAACCGGAACTCATTTGCAACTCTGGCGGCTACTTCGGTTTCGCCGAACCGGACTGGTCCGACACAACCAAACCGTGGACGTTTCATCGCATCTCACCGAAAGGGGACTGGCAACGCTTCACTCACGGGCTTGGTTATGGCGACGTCAATGGAGATGGCCGGAAGGACATTCTGGAACTTGATGGTTGGTGGGAGCAACCGGCCTCGCTCAGCGGTGATCCCGTTTGGACAAAACACCAGTTTCCCTTCGCACCCGGTCATGGCAGCTCCCAGATGTACGTTTACGATGTCAACGGCGACGGCCTAAATGACGTCATCACCAGCCTGGCAGCTCACGGCTACGGCCTAGCGTGGTATGAACAAGTCAGGGAGAACGGAATCATCACTTTCAAACAACACTCCATTCTCAACAAAGAGCAGAAACCCAGCCCCAATAAATACGGCGTCACCTTCTCCCAACTTCACGCCGTTGATCTGGTGGACATGGACGGCGACGGCCTGAAAGACATCATCACCGGCAAGCGCTTCTGGGCCCACGGACCTGCAGGCGATCCCGAACCTAATGCGCCAGCCGTGCTCTATTGGTTCAAGCTCGTACGCAACAAAGACAAGTCGGTCGATTTTATCCCCTACCTCATCGACAACGACTCCGGCATCGGCACACAAGTTGTGGCGGGCGACATCAACGGCGATAAGCGGCCCGATGTTGTCGTCGGCAACAAAAAGGGGACCTTCGTTTTTTTGCAACAAACGAAAAAGGTTAGCAAAGCGGAGTGGGAGAAATCCCAACCGAAACTGCTTTCGCCCTGAGCCAAAGAGCAGTCTGCTTTCCCGAATTAAGAGCGTTTGCGTCAGAAAAAATACGTGCTCTTTCTGGCGACTTGGCAGATAATCCGCCCACCCTTTATGAAAGATCAACTATTCCGTGCCTGCGGTTTCTTTTCCCTCGCCTTTTTCGTTTGGATTTCGCCGATTAATGCTGCCACGCTCGAAGTCATTGCGCCCGTCGGAAAAGATGGCAAACCTCTCAACCTAGATTTCGAAGTCGGCACGCTCAAAGATTGGACTGCCACCGGCAAAGCCTTCGAAGGTCAACCCATCAAAGGGGATACCGTCACCAAACGGCGCACGGACATGCGAAGCCAGCACACCGGAAACTTTTGGATCGGCACTTATGAAATCGCCGGCGACGAACCTCAAGGCACGCTGACTTCCGTTCCCTTCAAAGTCACTCAACCTTTCGCCAGTTTCTTAGTTGCCGGCGGCTTGTCGCCCAACACCCGTGTCGAACTCGTCCGCGCCGACACCGAACGGATCTTCTTCAAAACCTCGGGCACCGATAGCGAAAATCTGCGTCCGGTCGTCGTCGATCTTCAACCCCACCTCGGCAAGGAAATCTTTATTCGCATCCTCGACCAAGCGAGTGGCGGGTGGGGACACATCAACTTCGACGACTTCAAGCTCTACGCCCAACGACCGAAATTTGACAACGAACTCGACCCCGCCAAAGTCGCCGCTGATGCTCCGCCCGCCGATGTTGTGCCTTACGCCGGTCTGTCGCCCGCAGACGCTGCGAAGTTTGCCACGCTACCGCCCGGTTTCAAAATGCACGTCTTTGCCGGCGAGCCGGACATTGTGCAACCCATAGCCTTCTGTCTCGACGATCGTGGTCGCGTTTGGGTCGCCGAAGGACTCACCTATCCGATTCGCGCGCCGGAAGGGCAGGGCAAAGACCGCATCCTCGTCTTCGAGGACACCAACGGCGATCACAAGTTCGACAAGCGCACCGTCTTCATGGAAGGCCTCAACCTCGTCAGCGGACTCGAATATGGCTTTGGCGGAATTTGGGTCGGTGCCGCTCCTTACCTGATGTTCATTCCGATTCAAGACAGCGACGCGCCCAAGCCCGCTGGTCCGCCGCAAATCCTCCTCGACGGTTGGGATTACAAACGCGACACGCACGAAACTTTGAACACGTTCACCTGGGGGCCGGACGGCTGGCTATACGGTTGCCACGGCGTTTTCTGTCCTTCGCACGTCGGCAAGCCCGGCGCGCCTGAGAGCGAGCGTCAATGGATGGACGCTGGGGTCTGGCGTTACCATCCCACCAAGCACATCTTTGAAGTCTTCGCGGAAGGAACGAGCAACCCATGGGGCATCGACTTCGATGAACACGGGCAACTTTGGGAGGAAGCCTGCGTCATCCCGCACCTCTGGCACATGATCCAAGGCGGCCGTTACCTGCGCCAAGGCGGCGAGCATTTCAGCATCAACCGCGACGAAACCGCGCGCAACGAAAAGCATCGTGAGAACGGCAGCCGCAAACCGATCTTCCCCTACGTCTATGAAGACATCCAATCTGTCGGCGATCACGTCCACTACGCCGGCAACAAAGGCCCGCACGCCGGCAACGCGCGCTCCGACGCCGCGGGTGGCGGCCACGCCCACGCCGGCATGATGGTTTATCTCGGCGACAGTTGGCCCACCGAATATCGCGGGAACCTTTTCATGGGCAACATCCACGGCCAGCGGCTCAACATGGACATCCCCGAGCGCAGCGGCTCCGGTTACGTCGGCCATCACGGCAAGGACTTTCTGAACTTCAACGACACTTGGTCGCAAACGCTCAACCAACTCTATGACCAGGACGGCTCGGTTTACATCATCGACTGGTACGACAAGAACCAATGCCACCACACCAATCCTGATGGCCATGACCGCTCCAACGGCCGCATCTACAAAATCGTTTACAACGATCGGAAGGTGACGAAGGTGGATTTGCAGAGAGAACCGGACGAGGCTCTTCTGTTTATGCAATGGCGGCAAATGGGGTTACGGTCCGAGTGGGCTGCCAGACATGCGCGTCGGATTCTTCAAGAGCGCGCTGCAAATGGTAAACTCAAAACCAACATCCCCGAACAAATTGCCAAAGAAAAACTAAGGATGCCGATGAACGAAGTTGAAGCTCTCCACTTCCTTCAAGTTCAGCATTCCACGATCGGAATTCTGGAAGATGAAGCGTTGAAAATCCTGCAGCGTTCCGATTACGAATTCCTCCGGGCCTGGACAGTTCAACTCATTTGTGAAAGCAAGAGCCTATCTACAGAAGCCTCAAAAGAATTCGTCCGCCTCGCGCGTGAAGACAAATCGCCCGTCGTCCGACTTTACCTCGCTTCCGCGCTTCAACGTCTGTCCCCGGAACAACGCTGGGACATTTACACCGCGTTGCTCCAGCACAGCGAAGACGCCAACGACCACAATATCCCGCTGATGGTTTGGTACGGTGGCGAAGTCCTCGCAGCAACACAGCCGGTCAAAGCATTGTCGCTCGCGGTCACAGCCAAGCTGCCGAAGATTCTCAATTTCACCACGCGCCGCATCGCACAACTCGGCACTGCCGAAGCGCGCGACCTCATCGCCGAGACGCTGGCCAAGCTTGACGATTCATCCAAACAACTCGACATGCTCACCGGCTTGAGCGCCGCGCTCAAAGGCCAGCGCAGTGTGCCGATGCCACAAGGCTGGGAAAAGGTTGAAGCCAAACTATCCGCCAGTTCAAATCCGCAAATTCGCGCCCTTGCTCAATCGCTGTCACTGACATTCGGGAGCGCGAATGCGCTCGCGGCGTTGAAGAAAACGCTGATGGATGAGTCCGCCGAAGCCGGTGCCCGCCGCACCGCGCTCGATTCGTTGCTGAGCACTCGCGACGCGTCGTTGCCGCTGTTGCTTCAGCAGTTACTCAAGAGCACGGACCTTCGCGGCCAAGCGATTCGCGCTCTGGCCGGCTACGACGATTCAAACACTCCCGATGCCATCCTCGGAGTTTACGCATCGCTCGGCACCGGCGAAACGCGCGACGCGCTGAACACGCTCGCCTCGCGCGCTGCGTTCGCCAAACCGATGCTTGCATCCGTCGAAAGCGGAACGATTCCGCGCAATGCGCTCACCGCCGAAATCATCCGTCAGTTGCGCAACTTGAAGAACGCCGACATCGACCAGCAGCTTCAAAAAGTCTATGGCACGATTCGTGACAGCAGCGCCGACAAGAAAAAGGAAATCGAGAAATACAAACGCATTTATTATGCGGGCGGTTCACAGCCGGGAATCGCTTCGCGCGGTCGCGCAGTGTTCGACAAGATTTGCGCCCAATGCCACACGCTCTTCGACACCGGTGGCAAAGTCGGGCCGGACCTCACGGGTTCAAATCGCGCCGACCTTGACTACATTTTGCAAAACATCCTCGATCCGAACGCCGTCATCCCGAATGATTATCGAGCTTCCACCATCGAAACCAAGGATGGACGCAGCCTCATTGGTATCGTGAAGCAACAGGACGACAAGTCCGTCACCGTCGCGACGCAGACCGAGACGCTGGTTCTGCCGCGAAACGAAATCCAATCACAGCAGCAAAGCGAACTCTCGATGATGCCGGAAGGATTGCTCGCTCCTTTGGCCGACCAGGAAATCCGCGATTTGATTTACTACCTCAGCCGTCCCGGTCAAGTTCCCCTGCCAGCTTCCGCGCAATAGGACGTCGCCATGAAACTGATTTCCTCTTCCATTGCAGCACTGTTGGCGCTCTCGCTTGTTTCTACTCCAATTTCCCTGCACGCCGCCGCACCCGAAAAACCCAACATCATTTTTATCCTCGCTGACGACCTCGGCTACACCGACGTCGCCTGTTACGGCAACAAATATTACGAGACGCCGAACATCGACCGCCTGGCGAAACAGAGCATCCGCTTCACCAGCGGCCAGACGTGCGCGCCGAACTGCCAGCCCACCCGCGCCGCGCTCATGAGTGGCCAATACATGCCGCGCACCGGCGTCTATACCGTTGGCAGCATTGACCGTTTCGACTGGCGCAGCCGTCCGCTTCGGCCCGTGGACAATGTGGAGAAACTTCCGCTCGATAAAATCACGATCGCGCAATCGTTGAAGAAGGCTGGTTACGCCACCGCCATGTTCGGCAAATGGCATTTGGGCGATGATGGACCGCATCATCCTGGGAAGCGCGGCTTCGATGAGGCGATTGTCAGCGCCGACAAACACTTCGATTTCAAAACCAATCCGCGCACCGATTATCCGCCAGGCACTTATCTCGCCGATTTCCTGACGGACAAAGCCACCGACTTCATTCGCCGTCATAAGGACGGTCCGTTCTTTCTCTACCTGCCGCACTTCGCCGTTCATTCACCCCACGAAGCGAAGACCGGTCTCATCGCGAAGTTCAAACCCAAGCCGCCCGCCGGCGGTCATCACGACCCAACCTACGCCGCCATGATTTACAGCGTCGATGAAAGCGTGGGCCGCATCGTCGCGCTGTTGGATGAATTGAAGCTCGCCGAAAAAACACTCGTCATCTTCTCCAGCGATAATGGCGGCGTCGGGGGATACGAACGCGAAGGCATCAAGAAGGCCAATGGCATCACCGACAACGCACCGTTGCGCGGCGGCAAGGGAATGCTCTACGAAGGCGGCATTCGCGTGCCTTACATCTTCCGCTGGCCCGGCAAGATTCCCAAAGGCACCGTTTGCGACACGCCCATCAACAGCGTCGATCTCTACCCAACGCTCCTCGAAGTTGCAGGCGCGTCACCGTCGCCCAATTACCCGCTCGATGGCGAGAGCTATCTCAAACTGCTGACGAGCGGCGGCAAAGCGACGCTGAATCGCGAAGCGATTTACTGGCACTTCCCCGGCTACCTCGGCGCGGGAGAAAATACCTGGCGCACGACACCCGTGGGCGCAATTCGCTCTGGCGATTGGAAACTGCTGGAATTCTTCGAGGACGGTCGGCTCGAACTCTACAACCTGCGCGATGACCTCGGCGAAAAAAACAATCTCGTGGCCAAGCTGCCCGACAAAGTCAGGGAACTGCACGCGAAGCTGGTGGCTTGGCGTCAGGAACTAAAAGCCCCCATGCCAACGAAGAACACCGAGCAACGCCCGCCCGCCAAACCCGAAAGGGGCGCGAAGAAACGCAACAAGGCGGACGATGGGGAATGAAAAATCGTTAGTGCGCAACTCACGATTTACGGAACTTGAAGTTCAGGGGAGCATACGCGTCGCGGGAGTTGTTCGTTGGGCCAGCGCGACGAACACTTGGCGCACGGCTTACGACCGGCGACCGAGCACGTCCGCAAAGGCCAACGACGAGGGATCAATCGCGGATTGCAACGCAAAGGCTTAGCGCGGCCAAGCCGCAACCGCAGCGGAGCGCGGAATTTATTCCGCTTCGACTCTCGCTCCGCTGTACCGCCTGGAAAGTTCGGCGCCCGCTCGAACCCTCGGACGTTGAAGCGGAATAAATTCCGCGCTCCAAAATCTTCGCAAGCTGTGACGATGTTGGGAGATAGCACTGCAAAGACGGCAAGCCGCGAAGCGGTCACGGAAGTTAGCCAGCCAGGAAGTGGCTGGACCACGGCCCCAAGCAACAACGACCATCCGCCGTCCCATCGGGACGTTTTCCTAACGCCTCCGCTGCACCTAAACGGACAGACAAATTCGGACTTCCGTTAAGCGCGGCGGTGAGAAGGTCGAATGTGTGTGAATGATTCAGTTCGCCAAGCACTTTGG comes from the Verrucomicrobiota bacterium genome and includes:
- a CDS encoding transposase, which codes for MNNADKVLSLYETDTRVIVRGKAGAEVEFGNTLLLAEQKDGVIVDWQLHRESAPADRRQLPQSLARMEAAYGVGVIRALGTDRGFCSAANQALLAAQEIYDGICPKHPARLKERMEEERFGQLQRRRSQTEGRIGIFKNGFLGRPLRAKGFAHRELAVVWQVLTHNLWVLARLEQKQVLAQAA
- a CDS encoding VCBS repeat-containing protein, coding for MFKFPLAFTVFVLGATTICAKDYAVQTFKKIRLSDQFWGEGANFGDFNHDNYKDIVSGPYWYEGPDFKKRHEYYPANKTFKRKKNDGTEEAIQGFEGALGTNNAYSDNFFAFAYDFNNDGWDDILILGFPGQDASWYENPKGREGLWQRHKVFDVVDNESPTWGDLTGDGKPELICNSGGYFGFAEPDWSDTTKPWTFHRISPKGDWQRFTHGLGYGDVNGDGRKDILELDGWWEQPASLSGDPVWTKHQFPFAPGHGSSQMYVYDVNGDGLNDVITSLAAHGYGLAWYEQVRENGIITFKQHSILNKEQKPSPNKYGVTFSQLHAVDLVDMDGDGLKDIITGKRFWAHGPAGDPEPNAPAVLYWFKLVRNKDKSVDFIPYLIDNDSGIGTQVVAGDINGDKRPDVVVGNKKGTFVFLQQTKKVSKAEWEKSQPKLLSP
- a CDS encoding c-type cytochrome, translating into MKDQLFRACGFFSLAFFVWISPINAATLEVIAPVGKDGKPLNLDFEVGTLKDWTATGKAFEGQPIKGDTVTKRRTDMRSQHTGNFWIGTYEIAGDEPQGTLTSVPFKVTQPFASFLVAGGLSPNTRVELVRADTERIFFKTSGTDSENLRPVVVDLQPHLGKEIFIRILDQASGGWGHINFDDFKLYAQRPKFDNELDPAKVAADAPPADVVPYAGLSPADAAKFATLPPGFKMHVFAGEPDIVQPIAFCLDDRGRVWVAEGLTYPIRAPEGQGKDRILVFEDTNGDHKFDKRTVFMEGLNLVSGLEYGFGGIWVGAAPYLMFIPIQDSDAPKPAGPPQILLDGWDYKRDTHETLNTFTWGPDGWLYGCHGVFCPSHVGKPGAPESERQWMDAGVWRYHPTKHIFEVFAEGTSNPWGIDFDEHGQLWEEACVIPHLWHMIQGGRYLRQGGEHFSINRDETARNEKHRENGSRKPIFPYVYEDIQSVGDHVHYAGNKGPHAGNARSDAAGGGHAHAGMMVYLGDSWPTEYRGNLFMGNIHGQRLNMDIPERSGSGYVGHHGKDFLNFNDTWSQTLNQLYDQDGSVYIIDWYDKNQCHHTNPDGHDRSNGRIYKIVYNDRKVTKVDLQREPDEALLFMQWRQMGLRSEWAARHARRILQERAANGKLKTNIPEQIAKEKLRMPMNEVEALHFLQVQHSTIGILEDEALKILQRSDYEFLRAWTVQLICESKSLSTEASKEFVRLAREDKSPVVRLYLASALQRLSPEQRWDIYTALLQHSEDANDHNIPLMVWYGGEVLAATQPVKALSLAVTAKLPKILNFTTRRIAQLGTAEARDLIAETLAKLDDSSKQLDMLTGLSAALKGQRSVPMPQGWEKVEAKLSASSNPQIRALAQSLSLTFGSANALAALKKTLMDESAEAGARRTALDSLLSTRDASLPLLLQQLLKSTDLRGQAIRALAGYDDSNTPDAILGVYASLGTGETRDALNTLASRAAFAKPMLASVESGTIPRNALTAEIIRQLRNLKNADIDQQLQKVYGTIRDSSADKKKEIEKYKRIYYAGGSQPGIASRGRAVFDKICAQCHTLFDTGGKVGPDLTGSNRADLDYILQNILDPNAVIPNDYRASTIETKDGRSLIGIVKQQDDKSVTVATQTETLVLPRNEIQSQQQSELSMMPEGLLAPLADQEIRDLIYYLSRPGQVPLPASAQ
- a CDS encoding sulfatase, coding for MKLISSSIAALLALSLVSTPISLHAAAPEKPNIIFILADDLGYTDVACYGNKYYETPNIDRLAKQSIRFTSGQTCAPNCQPTRAALMSGQYMPRTGVYTVGSIDRFDWRSRPLRPVDNVEKLPLDKITIAQSLKKAGYATAMFGKWHLGDDGPHHPGKRGFDEAIVSADKHFDFKTNPRTDYPPGTYLADFLTDKATDFIRRHKDGPFFLYLPHFAVHSPHEAKTGLIAKFKPKPPAGGHHDPTYAAMIYSVDESVGRIVALLDELKLAEKTLVIFSSDNGGVGGYEREGIKKANGITDNAPLRGGKGMLYEGGIRVPYIFRWPGKIPKGTVCDTPINSVDLYPTLLEVAGASPSPNYPLDGESYLKLLTSGGKATLNREAIYWHFPGYLGAGENTWRTTPVGAIRSGDWKLLEFFEDGRLELYNLRDDLGEKNNLVAKLPDKVRELHAKLVAWRQELKAPMPTKNTEQRPPAKPERGAKKRNKADDGE
- a CDS encoding HEAT repeat domain-containing protein — its product is MRVAAVEALQVAQDPRAVELLISALAVRRDWRVREAATKVLGELNHSHTFDLLTAALNGSPNLSVRLGAAEALGKRPDGTADGRCCLGPWSSHFLAG